One window of the Periophthalmus magnuspinnatus isolate fPerMag1 chromosome 17, fPerMag1.2.pri, whole genome shotgun sequence genome contains the following:
- the dsc2l gene encoding desmocollin 2-like protein, whose amino-acid sequence MAKGVFLHICLFVVLSRVQACYIPPTLELNVPHEIPKGSTVTTVKVADCDIKSVQLSCSDPDFRVEDNGAVVTLSSVFVSLTGRTFFVLAQDRDGSESVMKVHLHQELHHNETLRRTKRHWGLPPLDIKENDIGPFPKVLERIQSTTEQEYKVYYTLTGPGYDRPPVGVFSFDEKGMLKVTRALDRETNPLFELEANVYDVNTRRPTDRTMTIQIRVLDLNDCAPEFSGSMVFSVPEQSNIGTVCGKVNATDRDQPGTDHVAIRYSLLSGTNLFSINAETGVISTVSSALDRETQDKHLVTVVIRDMKGAANGMATTGTATITLSDINDNPPTFKQTSFTATVQENTAEKLILRIPVEDKDLVNTDNWFSKFVITKGNENGNFRVDVDPKTNEGLLYVVKPLDFEKTPQVKIEVMAQNKAELKGTTAQWKSAVVDITVTNVDEGPEFIPPIKYLSVKENTANGTVIGTYTALDPETKSSAGIMYYKITDPGSWINVDRASGELKVANTIDRESSYVQNGLYNVTVRAVDGSSKSGTGTVVIQVEDENDNIPKLPTGELVLCEKEGTLGSVLLVAQDEDRSPFAEPFAFSLPNNDNGQWSVTKLNDTAAVLQQVKALHLGVHEVDVLVTDLQGTGKEQKVNVRICKCVNGVCPAIKSSITLGPFGWLALLLPLLLLLLLFLLLIFLCVTSRQKVQMDDLKDSGGVLLKSNTEAPGEEVDSSLLTGPIMVDSGVKGSGVNDTLLNTGWMGNKSTSSMQENGMYKGNMATDTQYFTNYDEQFGMQYGDGQLLGNGYDGRFHTQDASLLHTWQTNGRYLDQKLYYMGAEDEGRYADDIIRSYGFEGVGSAAGSVGCCSNFGEENLEFLDTLGPKFKTLADVCSKR is encoded by the exons ATGGCGAAGGGAGTTTTCTTACACATCTGCCTGTTTGTG GTTTTATCCCGAGTTCAAGCCTGTTACATCCCTCCAACTTTAGAGTTAAACGTTCCCCATGAAATACCTAAAGGATCTACAGTAACAACAG TTAAAGTTGCAGACTGCGACATCAAATCTGTCCAGCTCAGTTGCAGTGATCCTGATTTCAGAGTTGAGGATAATGGAGCTGTAGTGACtctttcctctgtgtttgtgagtCTCACCGGGAGGACATTTTTTGTGTTGGCTCAGGACAGAGATGGATCCGAGTCCGTCATGAAAGTTCATCTGCATCAGGAACTTCATCACAAT GAAACTCTGAGGCGGACCAAACGACACTGGGGCCTGCCCCCTCTGGACATAAAGGAGAACGACATTGGACCGTTTCCAAAAGTGCTTGAAAGA atCCAGTCTACCACAGAACAGGAGTATAAAGTGTACTACACCCTGACCGGCCCCGGGTACGATCGGCCTCCTGTGGGAGTGTTCAGTTTTGACGAGAAAGGAATGTTAAAGGTGACCAGGGCCCTGGACCGAGAGACAAATCCACTGTTTGAA ttagAAGCCAACGTTTACGACGTCAACACGAGAAGGCCCACAGATCGAACCATGACCATCCAAATCCGGGTTCTCGACTTGAACGACTGCGCTCCGGAGTTTTCTGGATCGATGGTTTTCTCCGTCCCCGAGCAAAGCAACATAG GCACTGTGTGTGGTAAAGTCAACGCCACAGACAGAGATCAGCCTGGGACGGACCACGTGGCGATCCGCTACAGCCTGCTGTCCGGCACCAACCTGTTCAGCATCAACGCCGAGACGGGGGTCATCTCCACCGTGTCCAGCGCTCTGGACCGAGAG ACTCAAGACAAGCACTTGGTGACAGTTGTTATCAGAGACATGAAAGGAGCTGCCAACGGTATGGCCACGACTGGTACTGCAACGATAACGCTGTCCGACATCAACGACAACCCTCCGACCTTCAAACAAACCTCT TTCACGGCAACAGTCCAGGAAAACACGGCGGAAAAACTCATCCTCCGCATTCCCGTCGAAGACAAAGACCTGGTCAACACCGATAACTGGTTTTCAAAGTTTGTGATCACCAAAGGAAACGAAAATGGAAATTTCAGAGTTGACGTTGACCCCAAAACGAATGAAGGACTTCTGTATGTCGTGAAG CCTTTGGACTTTGAGAAAACTCCGCAGGTAAAGATCGAGGTCATGGCTCAGAACAAGGCGGAGCTGAAGGGGACGACGGCCCAGTGGAAGTCCGCCGTAGTGGACATCACGGTCACAAACGTGGACGAGGGCCCCGAGTTTATCCCTCCCATCAAATACCTGTCAGTGAAAGAAAACACCGCCAACGGCACCGTCATAGGAACCTACACCGCTCTGGACCCGGAGACAAAGAGCAGCGCGGGCATCAT GTATTACAAAATTACAGACCCGGGCTCGTGGATAAACGTGGACCGGGCCTCGGGGGAGCTGAAAGTCGCCAACACCATCGACCGAGAGTCCAGTTATGTCCAGAACGGGCTGTACAACGTCACCGTGAGAGCCGTGGACGGAA GCTCTAAGTCGGGCACGGGCACAGTGGTCATCCAGGTGGAGGACGAGAACGACAACATCCCAAAGCTGCCCACGGGCGAGCTGGTGCTGTGCGAGAAAGAGGGGACGCTGGGGTCCGTGCTGCTGGTGGCGCAGGACGAGGACAGGAGCCCCTTCGCTGAGCCGTTTGCGTTCAGCCTGCCCAATAACGACAACGGCCAGTGGAGCGTGACCAAACTCAACG ACACTGCCGCCGTCCTCCAGCAGGTGAAGGCGCTGCACTTGGGGGTCCATGAGGTGGACGTTCTCGTGACCGACCTCCAAGGCACCGGTAAAGAACAGAAGGTGAACGTGAGGATCTGCAAGTGCGTGAACGGCGTGTGTCCGGCCATCAAGTCGTCCATCACGCTGGGGCCCTTCGGGTGGCTGGCCCTGCTGCTGccgctgctcctgctcctcctcctct TCTTGCTCCTGATCTTCTTGTGCGTCACGTCCCGTCAGAAGGTGCAGATGGACGACCTGAAGGACAGCGGCGGAGTCCTGCTCAAGTCCAACACTGAAGCTCCGGGAGAGGAAGTG GACTCGAGCCTCCTCACTGGTCCCATCATGGTCGACTCCGGGGTCAAAGGGTCGGGGGTCAATGACACGTTGTTAAACACAGGCTGGATGGGCAACAAGAGCACCAGCTCCATGCAGGAGAACGGCATGTACAAGGGCAACATGGCCACGGACACGCAGTACTTCACCAACTACGACGAGCAGTTCGGGATGCAGTACGGGGACGGGCAGCTCCTCGGCAACGGGTACGACGGCAGGTTCCACACGCAGGACGCATCCCTGCTCCACACCTGGCAGACCAACGGACGCTACTTAGACCAG AAGCTGTACTACATGGGCGCGGAGGACGAGGGCCGCTACGCCGACGACATCATCCGCTCGTACGGCTTCGAGGGCGTGGGCTCGGCGGCGGGGTCGGTCGGCTGCTGCAGCAACTTCGGCGAAGAGAATCTGGAGTTCCTGGACACGCTCGGGCCGAAGTTCAAAACACTGGCGGACGTTTGCTCCAAGAGATGA